In a single window of the Equus quagga isolate Etosha38 chromosome 7, UCLA_HA_Equagga_1.0, whole genome shotgun sequence genome:
- the CIAO3 gene encoding cytosolic iron-sulfur assembly component 3, protein MASPFSGALQLTDLDDFIGPSQDCIKPVKVDKRLGSGVAKIHIEDDGSYFQVGHDGGTRKLEKAKISLDDCLACSGCVTSAETVLITQQSHEELRKVLDANKTVAPGQQRLVVISVSPQSRASLAARFQLNPTDTARKLTTFFKKLGAHYVFDTAFSRNFSLLESQREFVRRFRGQADSKQALPVLTSACPGWICYAEKTHGTLLIPHLSTARSPQQVMGSLVKDFFAQQQRLTPDKIYHVTVMPCYDKKLEASRPDFFSQEHQTRDVDCVVTTGEVFKLLQEEGVLLSELEPTPLDSLCSSGSAQEPTSHQGGGSGGYLEHVFRHAAQELFGVHVTEVTYRPLRNKDFQEVTLEREGQVLLHFAMAYGFRNIQNLVQKLKRGRCPYHYVEVMACPAGCLNGGGQLKAPDTADKELLQHVERLYSMVRTEVPEDVPGVQELYKCWLQGEGSEQAGRLLHTSYHAVEKATSGLSIRW, encoded by the exons GACTGCATCAAGCCCGTGAAGGTGGATAAGAGGCTTGGGAGTGGCGTCGCCAAGATCCACATCGAAGACGACGGGAGTTACTTCCAAGTTGGTCAC GACGGAGGGACGCGGAAGCTGGAGAAGGCCAAGATCTCCCTGGACGACTGTCTGGCTTGCAGTGGCTGCGTCACCTCGGCAGAGACCGTGCTCATCACTCAGCAGAGCCATGAGGAGCTACGGAAGGTTCTAGATGCCAATAAA ACAGTGGCGCCCGGTCAGCAGAGGCTGGTCGTCATTTCCGTCTCACCCCAGTCCAGAGCATCGCTGGCAGCGAGGTTTCAGCTGAATCCAACAGACACCGCCAGAAAATTAacaacattctttaaaaaactag GGGCGCACTATGTGTTTGACACCGCCTTCTCGAGGAACTTCAGCCTCCTGGAGAGCCAGCGAGAGTTCGTGCGGCGGTTCCGAGGACAGGCTGACTCCAAGCAGGCCTTGCCTGTGCTGACTTCCGCCTGTCCAG GCTGGATCTGCTACGCCGAGAAGACCCACGGGACCCTCCTCATCCCCCACCTCAGCACTGCCCGGTCCCCGCAGCAGGTCATGGGGTCCCTGGTCAAGGACTTCTTCGCCCAGCAGCAG CGACTGACCCCTGACAAGATCTACCATGTGACAGTGATGCCCTGCTACGACAAAAAGCTGGAGGCCTCCCGACCTGACTTCTTCAGCCAGGAGCACCAGACACGTGACGTGGACTGTGTCGTCACAACGG GAGAAGTCTTCAAGTTGCTGCAAGAAGAAGGGGTCTTGCTGTCAGAACTGGAGCCCACCCCCCTGGACAGTCT gtGCAGCAGCGGGTCTGCCCAGGAGCCCACCAGCCATCAGGGTGGGGGCTCAGGGGGCTACCTAGAGCACGTGTTCCGGCATGCGGCCCAGGAGCTCTTTGGAGTCCACGTCACTGAGGTCACCTACAGACCCCTGAG GAACAAGGACTTCCAGGAGGTGACCCTGGAGCGGGAGGGCCAGGTCCTGCTGCACTTCGCCATGGCCTACGGCTTCCGCAACATCCAGAACCTGGTGCAGAAGCTCAAGCGAGGGCGCTGCCCGTACCACTACGTGGAGGTCATGGCCTGCCCCGCAG GCTGCTTGAATGGCGGAGGCCAGCTCAAGGCCCCCGACACGGCTGACAAGGAGTTGCTCCAGCACGTCGAGAGGCTGTACAGCATGGTCAGGACGGAGGTGCCAGAGGACGTGCCTGGGGTCCAGGAGCTGTACAAGTGCTGGTTGCAGGGCGAGGGCTCAGAGCAGGCTGGCCGCCTGCTGCACACGAGCTACCACGCGGTGGAGAAGGCCACCTCTGGCCTCAGCATCAGGTGGTAG
- the HAGHL gene encoding hydroxyacylglutathione hydrolase-like protein isoform X2, giving the protein MKVKVIPVLEDNYMYLVIEEHTREAVAVDVAVPKRLLEIVGREGVSLTTVLTTHHHWDHARGNVELARLWPGLAVLGADERICALTRRLTHGEELRFGAIHVRCLLTPGHTSGHMSYFLWEDECPDPPALFSGDALSVAGCGPRLEGTAQQMYRSLAKTLGILPPETVFCGHEHTLANLEFAQKVEPCNDHVRAKLSWAKRGVRAQVHRQGDPGRGPGGTLQRASELRARGRTAAATGPGSPGTAVGAPEHPPTEVSPVWTRRGARWHIPPPPTLRQSGPCPGGCPALETSTLVLPGSGRVGLLSGPV; this is encoded by the exons ATGAAGGTCAAGGTCATCCCTGTGCTTGAGGACAACTACATGTACCTGGTCATCGAGGAGCACACGCGGGAGGCTGTGGCCGTGGACGTGGCCGTTCCCAAGAGG CTGCTGGAGATCGTGGGCCGGGAGGGGGTATCATTGACCACCGTGCTGACCACCCACCACCACTG GGACCACGCGCGGGGCAACGTAGAGCTGGCGCGTCTGTGGCCAGGGCTGGCCGTGCTGGGCGCAGACGAGCGCATCTGCGCGCTGACCCGCAGGCTGACGCACGGCGAGGAGCTGCGG TTTGGGGCTATCCACGTGCGCTGCCTCCTGACGCCAGGCCACACCTCCGGCCACATGAGCTACTTCCTGTGGGAAGACGAGTGTCCGGACCCGCCCGCCCTGTTCTCGG GGGATGCGCTGTCTGTGGCCGGCTGCGGCCCGCGGCTGGAGGGCACGGCTCAGCAGATGTACCGGAGCCTGGCCAAGACCCTGGGCATCCTGCCCCCGGAGACG GTGTTCTGTGGCCATGAGCACACGCTGGCCAACCTTGAGTTTGCGCAGAAAGTGGAGCCCTGCAATGACCACGTGAGGGCCAAGCTGTCGTGGGCCAAG AGAGGAGTCCGTGCGCAAGTTCACAGGCAAGGTGACCCCGGCCGAGGTCCTGGAGGCACTCTGCAGAGAGCGAGCGAGCTTCGAGCACGCGGCCGAACCGCTGCAGCCACAGGCCCGGGCTCTCCTGGCACTGCAGTGGGGGCTCCTGAGCACCCCCCGACAGAAGTGAGCCCCGTGTGGACCCGCCGTGGGGCCAGGTGGCACATCCCTCCTCCCCCGACCCTCAGGCAGTCTGGGCCCTGCCCAGGTGGCTGCCCAGCCTTGGAGACCAGCACTCTCGTGCTTCCTGGCAGTGGACGTGTGGGGCTCCTCTCTGGGCCGGTgtga
- the HAGHL gene encoding hydroxyacylglutathione hydrolase-like protein isoform X4 — MKVKVIPVLEDNYMYLVIEEHTREAVAVDVAVPKRLLEIVGREGVSLTTVLTTHHHWDHARGNVELARLWPGLAVLGADERICALTRRLTHGEELRFGAIHVRCLLTPGHTSGHMSYFLWEDECPDPPALFSGDALSVAGCGPRLEGTAQQMYRSLAKTLGILPPETVFCGHEHTLANLEFAQKVEPCNDHVRAKLSWAKKRDEDDVPTVPSTLGEELLYNPFLRVAEESVRKFTGKVTPAEVLEALCRERASFEHAAEPLQPQARALLALQWGLLSTPRQK; from the exons ATGAAGGTCAAGGTCATCCCTGTGCTTGAGGACAACTACATGTACCTGGTCATCGAGGAGCACACGCGGGAGGCTGTGGCCGTGGACGTGGCCGTTCCCAAGAGG CTGCTGGAGATCGTGGGCCGGGAGGGGGTATCATTGACCACCGTGCTGACCACCCACCACCACTG GGACCACGCGCGGGGCAACGTAGAGCTGGCGCGTCTGTGGCCAGGGCTGGCCGTGCTGGGCGCAGACGAGCGCATCTGCGCGCTGACCCGCAGGCTGACGCACGGCGAGGAGCTGCGG TTTGGGGCTATCCACGTGCGCTGCCTCCTGACGCCAGGCCACACCTCCGGCCACATGAGCTACTTCCTGTGGGAAGACGAGTGTCCGGACCCGCCCGCCCTGTTCTCGG GGGATGCGCTGTCTGTGGCCGGCTGCGGCCCGCGGCTGGAGGGCACGGCTCAGCAGATGTACCGGAGCCTGGCCAAGACCCTGGGCATCCTGCCCCCGGAGACG GTGTTCTGTGGCCATGAGCACACGCTGGCCAACCTTGAGTTTGCGCAGAAAGTGGAGCCCTGCAATGACCACGTGAGGGCCAAGCTGTCGTGGGCCAAG AAGAGGGACGAGGATGACGTGCCCACAGTGCCGTCCACGCTGGGCGAGGAGCTCCTCTACAACCCCTTCCTGAGGGTGGC AGAGGAGTCCGTGCGCAAGTTCACAGGCAAGGTGACCCCGGCCGAGGTCCTGGAGGCACTCTGCAGAGAGCGAGCGAGCTTCGAGCACGCGGCCGAACCGCTGCAGCCACAGGCCCGGGCTCTCCTGGCACTGCAGTGGGGGCTCCTGAGCACCCCCCGACAGAAGTGA
- the HAGHL gene encoding hydroxyacylglutathione hydrolase-like protein isoform X3 — protein MKVKVIPVLEDNYMYLVIEEHTREAVAVDVAVPKRLLEIVGREGVSLTTVLTTHHHWDHARGNVELARLWPGLAVLGADERICALTRRLTHGEELRFGAIHVRCLLTPGHTSGHMSYFLWEDECPDPPALFSGDALSVAGCGPRLEGTAQQMYRSLAKTLGILPPETKVFCGHEHTLANLEFAQKVEPCNDHVRAKLSWAKKRDEDDVPTVPSTLGEELLYNPFLRVAEESVRKFTGKVTPAEVLEALCRERASFEHAAEPLQPQARALLALQWGLLSTPRQK, from the exons ATGAAGGTCAAGGTCATCCCTGTGCTTGAGGACAACTACATGTACCTGGTCATCGAGGAGCACACGCGGGAGGCTGTGGCCGTGGACGTGGCCGTTCCCAAGAGG CTGCTGGAGATCGTGGGCCGGGAGGGGGTATCATTGACCACCGTGCTGACCACCCACCACCACTG GGACCACGCGCGGGGCAACGTAGAGCTGGCGCGTCTGTGGCCAGGGCTGGCCGTGCTGGGCGCAGACGAGCGCATCTGCGCGCTGACCCGCAGGCTGACGCACGGCGAGGAGCTGCGG TTTGGGGCTATCCACGTGCGCTGCCTCCTGACGCCAGGCCACACCTCCGGCCACATGAGCTACTTCCTGTGGGAAGACGAGTGTCCGGACCCGCCCGCCCTGTTCTCGG GGGATGCGCTGTCTGTGGCCGGCTGCGGCCCGCGGCTGGAGGGCACGGCTCAGCAGATGTACCGGAGCCTGGCCAAGACCCTGGGCATCCTGCCCCCGGAGACG AAGGTGTTCTGTGGCCATGAGCACACGCTGGCCAACCTTGAGTTTGCGCAGAAAGTGGAGCCCTGCAATGACCACGTGAGGGCCAAGCTGTCGTGGGCCAAG AAGAGGGACGAGGATGACGTGCCCACAGTGCCGTCCACGCTGGGCGAGGAGCTCCTCTACAACCCCTTCCTGAGGGTGGC AGAGGAGTCCGTGCGCAAGTTCACAGGCAAGGTGACCCCGGCCGAGGTCCTGGAGGCACTCTGCAGAGAGCGAGCGAGCTTCGAGCACGCGGCCGAACCGCTGCAGCCACAGGCCCGGGCTCTCCTGGCACTGCAGTGGGGGCTCCTGAGCACCCCCCGACAGAAGTGA
- the HAGHL gene encoding hydroxyacylglutathione hydrolase-like protein isoform X1: protein MKVKVIPVLEDNYMYLVIEEHTREAVAVDVAVPKRLLEIVGREGVSLTTVLTTHHHWDHARGNVELARLWPGLAVLGADERICALTRRLTHGEELRFGAIHVRCLLTPGHTSGHMSYFLWEDECPDPPALFSGDALSVAGCGPRLEGTAQQMYRSLAKTLGILPPETKVFCGHEHTLANLEFAQKVEPCNDHVRAKLSWAKRGVRAQVHRQGDPGRGPGGTLQRASELRARGRTAAATGPGSPGTAVGAPEHPPTEVSPVWTRRGARWHIPPPPTLRQSGPCPGGCPALETSTLVLPGSGRVGLLSGPV, encoded by the exons ATGAAGGTCAAGGTCATCCCTGTGCTTGAGGACAACTACATGTACCTGGTCATCGAGGAGCACACGCGGGAGGCTGTGGCCGTGGACGTGGCCGTTCCCAAGAGG CTGCTGGAGATCGTGGGCCGGGAGGGGGTATCATTGACCACCGTGCTGACCACCCACCACCACTG GGACCACGCGCGGGGCAACGTAGAGCTGGCGCGTCTGTGGCCAGGGCTGGCCGTGCTGGGCGCAGACGAGCGCATCTGCGCGCTGACCCGCAGGCTGACGCACGGCGAGGAGCTGCGG TTTGGGGCTATCCACGTGCGCTGCCTCCTGACGCCAGGCCACACCTCCGGCCACATGAGCTACTTCCTGTGGGAAGACGAGTGTCCGGACCCGCCCGCCCTGTTCTCGG GGGATGCGCTGTCTGTGGCCGGCTGCGGCCCGCGGCTGGAGGGCACGGCTCAGCAGATGTACCGGAGCCTGGCCAAGACCCTGGGCATCCTGCCCCCGGAGACG AAGGTGTTCTGTGGCCATGAGCACACGCTGGCCAACCTTGAGTTTGCGCAGAAAGTGGAGCCCTGCAATGACCACGTGAGGGCCAAGCTGTCGTGGGCCAAG AGAGGAGTCCGTGCGCAAGTTCACAGGCAAGGTGACCCCGGCCGAGGTCCTGGAGGCACTCTGCAGAGAGCGAGCGAGCTTCGAGCACGCGGCCGAACCGCTGCAGCCACAGGCCCGGGCTCTCCTGGCACTGCAGTGGGGGCTCCTGAGCACCCCCCGACAGAAGTGAGCCCCGTGTGGACCCGCCGTGGGGCCAGGTGGCACATCCCTCCTCCCCCGACCCTCAGGCAGTCTGGGCCCTGCCCAGGTGGCTGCCCAGCCTTGGAGACCAGCACTCTCGTGCTTCCTGGCAGTGGACGTGTGGGGCTCCTCTCTGGGCCGGTgtga
- the HAGHL gene encoding hydroxyacylglutathione hydrolase-like protein isoform X5 produces MKVKVIPVLEDNYMYLVIEEHTREAVAVDVAVPKRGPRAGQRRAGASVARAGRAGRRRAHLRADPQADARRGAAGDALSVAGCGPRLEGTAQQMYRSLAKTLGILPPETKVFCGHEHTLANLEFAQKVEPCNDHVRAKLSWAKRGVRAQVHRQGDPGRGPGGTLQRASELRARGRTAAATGPGSPGTAVGAPEHPPTEVSPVWTRRGARWHIPPPPTLRQSGPCPGGCPALETSTLVLPGSGRVGLLSGPV; encoded by the exons ATGAAGGTCAAGGTCATCCCTGTGCTTGAGGACAACTACATGTACCTGGTCATCGAGGAGCACACGCGGGAGGCTGTGGCCGTGGACGTGGCCGTTCCCAAGAGG GGACCACGCGCGGGGCAACGTAGAGCTGGCGCGTCTGTGGCCAGGGCTGGCCGTGCTGGGCGCAGACGAGCGCATCTGCGCGCTGACCCGCAGGCTGACGCACGGCGAGGAGCTGCGG GGGATGCGCTGTCTGTGGCCGGCTGCGGCCCGCGGCTGGAGGGCACGGCTCAGCAGATGTACCGGAGCCTGGCCAAGACCCTGGGCATCCTGCCCCCGGAGACG AAGGTGTTCTGTGGCCATGAGCACACGCTGGCCAACCTTGAGTTTGCGCAGAAAGTGGAGCCCTGCAATGACCACGTGAGGGCCAAGCTGTCGTGGGCCAAG AGAGGAGTCCGTGCGCAAGTTCACAGGCAAGGTGACCCCGGCCGAGGTCCTGGAGGCACTCTGCAGAGAGCGAGCGAGCTTCGAGCACGCGGCCGAACCGCTGCAGCCACAGGCCCGGGCTCTCCTGGCACTGCAGTGGGGGCTCCTGAGCACCCCCCGACAGAAGTGAGCCCCGTGTGGACCCGCCGTGGGGCCAGGTGGCACATCCCTCCTCCCCCGACCCTCAGGCAGTCTGGGCCCTGCCCAGGTGGCTGCCCAGCCTTGGAGACCAGCACTCTCGTGCTTCCTGGCAGTGGACGTGTGGGGCTCCTCTCTGGGCCGGTgtga
- the HAGHL gene encoding hydroxyacylglutathione hydrolase-like protein isoform X6 yields MKVKVIPVLEDNYMYLVIEEHTREAVAVDVAVPKRGPRAGQRRAGASVARAGRAGRRRAHLRADPQADARRGAAGDALSVAGCGPRLEGTAQQMYRSLAKTLGILPPETVFCGHEHTLANLEFAQKVEPCNDHVRAKLSWAKRGVRAQVHRQGDPGRGPGGTLQRASELRARGRTAAATGPGSPGTAVGAPEHPPTEVSPVWTRRGARWHIPPPPTLRQSGPCPGGCPALETSTLVLPGSGRVGLLSGPV; encoded by the exons ATGAAGGTCAAGGTCATCCCTGTGCTTGAGGACAACTACATGTACCTGGTCATCGAGGAGCACACGCGGGAGGCTGTGGCCGTGGACGTGGCCGTTCCCAAGAGG GGACCACGCGCGGGGCAACGTAGAGCTGGCGCGTCTGTGGCCAGGGCTGGCCGTGCTGGGCGCAGACGAGCGCATCTGCGCGCTGACCCGCAGGCTGACGCACGGCGAGGAGCTGCGG GGGATGCGCTGTCTGTGGCCGGCTGCGGCCCGCGGCTGGAGGGCACGGCTCAGCAGATGTACCGGAGCCTGGCCAAGACCCTGGGCATCCTGCCCCCGGAGACG GTGTTCTGTGGCCATGAGCACACGCTGGCCAACCTTGAGTTTGCGCAGAAAGTGGAGCCCTGCAATGACCACGTGAGGGCCAAGCTGTCGTGGGCCAAG AGAGGAGTCCGTGCGCAAGTTCACAGGCAAGGTGACCCCGGCCGAGGTCCTGGAGGCACTCTGCAGAGAGCGAGCGAGCTTCGAGCACGCGGCCGAACCGCTGCAGCCACAGGCCCGGGCTCTCCTGGCACTGCAGTGGGGGCTCCTGAGCACCCCCCGACAGAAGTGAGCCCCGTGTGGACCCGCCGTGGGGCCAGGTGGCACATCCCTCCTCCCCCGACCCTCAGGCAGTCTGGGCCCTGCCCAGGTGGCTGCCCAGCCTTGGAGACCAGCACTCTCGTGCTTCCTGGCAGTGGACGTGTGGGGCTCCTCTCTGGGCCGGTgtga